One region of Macadamia integrifolia cultivar HAES 741 chromosome 11, SCU_Mint_v3, whole genome shotgun sequence genomic DNA includes:
- the LOC122093284 gene encoding early nodulin-like protein 2 gives MELQRLISGSLFVAILMGFFCSSQAYTFYVGGRDGWVLNGSEDYNSWAGRNRFQVNDTLVFKYKKGSDSVLVVNKEDYDSCNTGKPLKKMDDGDSKFKFDRSGPFYFISGENGNCGKGEKLITLVLAVRNHHPVPSAPPKAPSPSGSPPMASPPKAVSPSPVASPPKGKAPSPMASPPKGLSPSPMVSPPKAMTPSPIASPPKSMTPSPMASPPKAWSPSPMASPPKAWSPSPMGSPPKSMAPSPLASPPKAWSPSPMASPPKGMAPSPMASPPEAMTPSPVASPPKGMAPSPMASPPKENTPPVASPSPVVSTPPPSPPTPNAPSPSEGGSGTPSDSGIAPAPARSSAPGLVASIALVSWVSIFVSLLSL, from the exons ATGGAGTTGCAGAGACTGATCAGTGGTAGCCTTTTTGTTGCTATTTTAATGGGTTTTTTCTGTTCATCTCAAGCTTATACTTTCTATGTTGGAGGAAGAGATGGATGGGTTTTGAACGGTTCTGAGGATTATAATTCTTGGGCTGGAAGAAACAGGTTTCAAGTTAATGATACTCTAG TGTTTAAGTATAAGAAGGGATCGGATTCTGTGTTGGTTGTGAACAAAGAGGACTATGATAGTTGCAATACAGGGAAGCCATTGAAGAAGATGGATGATGGTGATTCGAAGTTTAAGTTTGATCGATCTGGTCCTTTCTACTTCATCAGTGGGGAGAATGGTAACTGTGGGAAAGGAGAGAAGTTGATCACCCTTGTTTTGGCTGTGAGAAACCACCATcctgtaccctcggctccaccTAAGGCTCCCTCACCTTCTGGGTCTCCTCCCATGGCTTCTCCACCTAAGGCTGTGTCACCTTCTCCCGTGGCTTCTCCTCCTAAGGGAAAGGCACCTTCTCCCATGGCTTCTCCACCAAAGGGATTGTCACCTTCTCCTATGGTTTCTCCTCCAAAGGCTATGACACCCTCTCCCATTGCTTCTCCTCCAAAGTCTATGACACCTTCTCCCATGGCTTCTCCCCCTAAGGCTTGGTCACCTTCTCCCATGGCTTCTCCTCCTAAGGCTTGGTCACCATCTCCCATGGGTTCTCCTCCAAAGTCTATGGCACCATCTCCCTTGGCTTCTCCTCCTAAGGCTTGGTCACCTTCCCCCATGGCTTCTCCTCCAAAGGGAATGGCACCTTCTCCCATGGCTTCTCCACCAGAGGCAATGACACCTTCTCCCGTGGCTTCTCCTCCAAAGGGAATGGCACCTTCTCCCATGGCTTCTCCACCAAAGGAAAACACACCTCCCGTGGCTTCTCCATCTCCGGTCGTTTCAACTCCTCCACCGTCACCGCCAACACCTAATGCTCCAAGTCCATCGGAAGGTGGTTCAGGCACTCCTTCAGATAGCGGCATCGCACCGGCTCCAGCACGGTCATCGGCGCCGGGACTAGTAGCCTCAATTGCTTTGGTTTCatgggtttctatttttgtgagTTTATTGTCTCTTTGA